One genomic window of Pseudomonadota bacterium includes the following:
- a CDS encoding roadblock/LC7 domain-containing protein has protein sequence MASVFSEILDELLRELPEALGAIFIDWEGESVDHSAGDLGATNIRLVGAHWGIAYNLMRRACEQLELGTPTNLVLRFAERRVVIGRVVEGYYLVIATAANSPLWRTLRALRQTRERLLKEL, from the coding sequence GTGGCTTCGGTCTTCTCAGAGATCCTCGACGAGCTGCTGCGCGAGCTTCCCGAGGCGCTCGGCGCGATCTTCATCGATTGGGAAGGCGAGTCCGTCGACCACTCGGCCGGCGACCTCGGCGCGACCAACATCCGCCTGGTCGGCGCCCACTGGGGCATCGCCTACAACTTGATGCGGCGCGCGTGCGAGCAGCTCGAGCTCGGCACCCCCACCAACCTGGTGCTGCGCTTCGCCGAGCGCCGCGTCGTGATCGGACGCGTCGTCGAGGGCTACTATCTCGTCATCGCCACCGCGGCGAACAGCCCGCTCTGGCGCACGCTGCGGGCGCTGCGCCAGACGCGCGAACGGCTCTTGAAGGAGCTCTGA